A stretch of the Vidua chalybeata isolate OUT-0048 chromosome 19, bVidCha1 merged haplotype, whole genome shotgun sequence genome encodes the following:
- the CBX2 gene encoding chromobox protein homolog 2 yields the protein MEELSSVGEQVFAAECILSKRLRKGKLEYLVKWRGWSSKHNSWEPEENILDPRLLLAFQKKEHDKEVQNRKRGKRPRGRPRKNVEPEMPAKAKSSSSSSSTSSSSSSSEEEDESDLEAKRGPRSRETHPVPQKKAQILVAKPDMKDASRKKRGRKPLPPEQKAARRTVNLTKVLKTSRKEVGGSAKLVGKLQPQHGTQGSGMAMLKDPPGALAGLSSAGSSVENLPNMMKSGSASPSQAISWQSSIVHYMNRMSQSQTAAESSALGRLALKAQAASKGSLGLDLKMRSQKGSGELGLNAQGPKTAKASGSSAGGDQKLGFAAGGQMLPNGSKTPSGSSGASIQAASSQELNLQALNLQSVKNGPSTASGSSLPRHLCGSLAKGSGGSTAGAGAKGGGGAKGGAAGAGLNAASAAALPGGDGGKSKKQTHRAGDRDSAKGGSAGAPEGHAATESRKASALSEASTGEDTSSDSDRDSASLPGVGQNTSVSIQTSQDWKPTRSLIEHVFVTDVTANLITVTVKESPTSVGFFNLRQY from the exons atGGAGGAGCTGAGCAGCGTGGGAGAGCAGGTCTTCGCCGCCGAGTGCATCCTCAGCAAGCGGCTCCGCAAG GGCAAGCTGGAGTACCTGGTCAAGTGGCGAGGCTGGTCCTCCAA GCACAACAGCTGGGAGCCTGAGGAGAACATCCTGGACCCCCGGCTGCTCCTGGCTTTCCAAAAGAA GGAACACGACAAAGAAGTGCAGAATCGGAAGAGGGGCAAGCGGCCCCGGGGCAGGCCCAGGAAGAACGTG gaACCAGAGATGCCTGCGAAAGCTAAGTCGAGtagctcctcttcctccacatcctcctcttcctcctcctccgaGGAAGAGGATGAAAGTGATCTGGAAGCAAAGAGAGGTCCCCGCAGCAGAGAGACGCACCCGGTGCCGCAGAAGAAAGCTCAGATCCTGGTGGCCAAGCCCGACATGAAAGATGCTTCCAGGAAGAAGCGTGGCCGGAAACCTCTTCCCCCGGAGCAGAAGGCAGCTCGAAGGACTGTGAACCTAACAAAGGTGCTGAAAACGTCCCGGAAGGAGGTGGGGGGCAGTGCCAAGCTGGTGGGGAAGCTGCAGCCGCAGCACGGCACGCAGGGCTCAGGCATGGCAATGCTGAAGGATCCCCCGGGCGCCTtggctgggctcagctcagcgGGGTCATCAGTGGAAAACCTGCCCAACATGATGAAGAGCGGCTCGGCGAGCCCCAGCCAGGCCAtcagctggcagagctccaTCGTGCACTACATGAACAGGATGTCCCAAAGCCAGACCGCGGCCGAGAGCTCGGCCCTGGGCAGGCTGGCGCTGAAGGCACAGGCAGCCAGCAAGGGCAGCTTAGGGCTGGACTTGAAAATGAGGAGCCAGaaaggctctggggagctggggctgaacGCGCAGGGACCCAAAACTGCAAAGGCTTCCGGCAGCAGCGCCGGAGGGGACCAGAAAttggggtttgctgctggaggCCAGATGCTGCCCAACGGCAGCAAGACGCCCTCCGGCTCATCTGGGGCCAGCATCCAGGCAGcctccagccaggagctgaaCCTCCAGGCTCTGAACCTGCAGAGTGTCAAAAACGGGCCGAGCACGGCCAGCGGGAGCAGCCTGCCCCGGCACCTCTGCGGCTCCCTGGCCAAGGGCTCTGGCGGCAGCACGGCCGGTGCCGGTGCCAAGGGCGGCGGCGGTGCCAAGGGCGGcgcagcaggggctgggctgaaCGCTGCCAGCGCTGCTGCGCTCCCGGGGGGGGACGGAGGCAAGAGCAAGAAGCAGACACACCGGGCAGGTGACAGGGACTCGGCCAAAGGTGGCTCAGCTGGCGCTCCAGAGGGACACGCGGCCACGGAGAGCCGCAAAGCCTCCGCCCTGTCCGAAGCGAGCACAGGCGAGGACACCAGCTCGGATTCGGACCGGGATTCAGCCTCCCTCCCAGGTGTGGGTCAGAACACGTCTGTCTCCATCCAGACCAGCCAGGACTGGAAACCCACCCGCAGCCTGATTGAGCACGTGTTTGTCACCGATGTCACCGCTAACCTGATCACAGTGACGGTCAAGGAGTCCCCCACCAGCGTCGGGTTTTTCAACCTGCGGCAATACTGA
- the ENPP7 gene encoding ectonucleotide pyrophosphatase/phosphodiesterase family member 7, whose product MRMLLPLGLLFAALSLGRCIPLQRADRSKLLLVSFDGFRWNYDQDVDTPSLDAMAADGVKAKHMTPAFITLTSPCHFTLLTGRYLENHGVIHNMWFDTKTGLKLPYYTTQGISSWWDNGSLPIWITAQRQGLKTGSIHFPGTKAKYRGEEVYKKLVEPALFNYSNETNWRQSIDTVMQWFTVDNLDFITLYFGEPDSSGHKFGPESTERKNMIKQVDRTIGYLRQRIRESGLESNLNLIITSDHGMETVLETDEIHIRAVSNFTFKDLDFELLDYGPNGLLVPKEGKLEHVYSVLKNAHPKLHVYKKEEFPKRFHYANHSRITPLLLYSDPGYVIHGRYKVQFNKGAHGFDNEAMNMKTIFRAVGPAFKKGLVVEPFESVNVYALLCELLGITPEPHDGSLEVTKPMLSEPTDDDSDSNGEQRESGGQRERQQAPAVTVGTRNSNRHQKWQWAPGAAPGAAPGAAVGTGSAPGAAPGAAVGTGSAPGAAMGNGSSTRGGTGGGNGHRERSRSSNGHQGRHRQRHRQRHRGRQ is encoded by the exons ATGAGGATGCTCCTGCCACTGGGGCTCCTCTTTGCTGCCCTGTCCTTAGGAAGATGCATCCCCCTGCAGCGGGCCGACCGCAGCAAACTGCTCCTGGTGTCCTTTGACGGCTTTCGGTGGAACTACGACCAGGACGTGGACACCCCCAGCCTGGACGCCATGGCTGCGGACGGGGTGAAGGCCAAGCACATGACTCCTGCCTTCATCACCCTCACCAGCCCGTGCCACTTCACGCTGCTGACAG GGCGGTACCTGGAGAACCACGGGGTGATCCATAACATGTGGTTCGACACCAAAACAGGCCTGAAACTGCCCTACTACACCACACAAGGCATAAGCAGCTGGTGGGACAACGGCAGCCTCCCCATCTGGATCACTGCCCAGAGACAG GGCTTGAAGACAGGCTCCATCCACTTCCCTGGAACCAAAGCGAAATACCGAGGGGAAGAAGTGTACAAGAAGTTGGTGGAACCCGCATTGTTCAACTACAGCAACGAAACCAACTGGAGGCAGAGCATCGACACCGTCATGCAGTGGTTCACAGTGGACAACCTCGACTTCATCACGCTCTACTTTGGGGAGCCAGACTCCTCAGGACACAAGTTTGGCCCTGAAtccacagagaggaaaaacatgaTCAAGCAGGTGGACAGAACCATCGGTTACTTGAGGCAGCGCATCAGGGAAAGCGGCCTGGAATCAAACCTCAACCTCATCATCACATCTGACCACGGCATGGAGACCGTCCTGGAAACCGACGAGATCCACATCCGGGCCGTCAGCAACTTCACCTTCAAAGACCTCGACTTTGAACTCCTAGATTATGGACCAAATGGACTCCTGGTGccaaaagaagggaaattagAGCATGTGTACTCAGTCCTGAAAAACGCCCACCCAAAACTGCACGTTTACAAGAAGGAAGAGTTTCCAAAGAGGTTCCACTACGCCAATCATTCCCGGATCACCCCGCTTTTGTTGTACAGCGACCCGGGCTACGTGATCCATGGG AGGTACAAGGTCCAGTTCAATAAAGGGGCACACGGTTTTGACAACGAGGCCATGAACATGAAAACCATCTTCCGTGCCGTGGGACCGGCCTTCAAGAAGGGGCTGGTGGTGGAGCCCTTTGAAAGCGTCAACGTCTACGCCCTCCTCTGCGAGCTGCTGGGCATCACCCCCGAGCCCCACGACGGCTCCCTGGAGGTCACCAAGCCCATGCTGAGTGAACCCACGGACGATGACAGTGACAGCAACGGTGAGCAGCGGGAGTCGGGGGGGCAGCGGGAGCGGCAGCAGGCACCGGCGGTGACAGTGGGCACCAGGAACAGCAACAGGCACCAGAAGTGGCAATGGGCACCGGGAGCAGCACCGGGGGCGGCACCGGGGGCGGCAGTGGGAACGGGGAGCGCACCGGGGGCAGCACCGGGGGCGGCAGTGGGAACAGGGAGTGCACCGGGGGCGGCAATGGGCAACGGGAGCAGCACCAGAGGCGGCACCGGGGGCGGCAATGGGCACCGGGAGCgctccaggagcagcaatgGGCACCAGGGGCGGCACCGGCAGCGGCACCGGCAGCGGCATCGGGGGCGGCAATAG
- the LOC128797818 gene encoding basic proline-rich protein-like, producing MFSRVSDRQLKPRVVTAPGELPSPPYPRHRLGPAPLGGAAFPARDAAGWGCARLQTEPGNRSGETPALFPAGLRAGRGPSRPRVPPRLELPPAPGAELRCLRPHLRERDGHRGRGGPAEGAARPRKGAGGGPRALPSVRPSGGSRAPPAERPRPGPSPGRPRGPAARVNGPPRRAGGERRHCAALPPAPPGAGSSRGAGSAPHPPEQKKEVNEDTVSKSHEAPSPPPPGRVRTQRPGSTGRGRRGPTRAPARPVGRAERRGPGPVPGGSVAAAPVPFLGPEPLTAAAAARSGHRGTPGGAPRAQATSAAGEPPPAPQPRRVPAPAPHGRGCPPAGKGLQGHPRRRGPSAPHGTPRSN from the exons ATGTTCAGCCGGGTGTCAGACAGGCAATTAAAG cCTCGTGTGGTCACTGCTCCGGGAGAGCTCCCGTCCCCTCCCTACCCCCGGCACCGCCTGGGGCCGGCCCCTCTCGGCGGCGCCGCGTTCCCCGCCCGGGATGCAGCGGGCTGGGGCTGTGCGAGGCTGCAAACGGAGCCGGGGAACCGGAGCGGGGAAACCCCGGCGCTTTTCCCTGCGGGGCTCCGTGCCGGGCGCGGCCCCTCCCGGCCGCGGGTTCCGCCGCGGCTGGAGCTGCCCCCTGCACCGGGAGCGGAGCTCCGCTGCCTCCGCCCGCACCTGCGGGAGCGGGACGGGCaccggggccgcggcgggccTGCGGAGGGCGCTGCGCGGCCGCGGAagggcgcgggcggcggccccCGGGCGCTGCCGTCGGTGCGGCCGTCGGGCGGGAGCCGAGCCCCGCCGGCCGAacgcccccggcccggccccagccccggccgccCGCGGGGCCCCGCGGCCCGTGTGAACGGGCCCCCCCGCCGGGCCGGCGGAGAAAGGCGCCATTGTGCGGCCCTTCCTCCCGCTCCTCCCGGCGCTGGCAGCTCCCGCGGCGCGGGGTCCGCGCCCCACCCGCCCGAGCAGAAAAAGGAGGTTAATGAGGACACGGTTTCAAAAAGCCATgaagccccctccccacccccgcCTGGGCGCGTTCGCACACAAAGGCCGGGCTCGACGGGCAGGGGCCGCCGCGGCCCGAcccgcgcccccgcccgccccgtcGGCAGGGCGGAGCGCCGGGGCCCCGGCCCGGTACCGGGCGGCAGCGTAGCGGCGGCCCCGGTGCCGTTCCTCGGACCGGAGCCGCTCacggcggccgccgccgcccgctcAGGGCAccgcgggacccccgggggggCGCCCAGAGCCCAGGCGACATCTGCGGCCGGGGAGCCTCCGcctgccccccagccccggcgGGTCCCGGCTCCAGCCCCCCACGGGCGCGGCTGTCCCCcggcagggaaggggctgcagggccaccCGCGCCGTCGGGGCCCCAGCGCACCCCACGGTACTCCCAG